In Streptomyces chartreusis, the following proteins share a genomic window:
- a CDS encoding ABC transporter ATP-binding protein: MQAGEEISAVRSRGHELSATGVTVAYEGVDVVHDASVTLRPGEVTVLVGPNGSGKSTLLRTIARLQRPRTAALVVDGADGLALTPREFSRRVALLTQGRPTPSGLTVRDVVEFGRYPYRGRWGRADPDGPAAVERALAMTGVADLADRGAEHLSGGQLQRVWLAGCLAQETGVLLLDEPTTYLDLRYQIELLDLVRDLADDHGIAVGAVLHDLDQAAALADRIVLLDEGRIVAEGLPEDVLTADLLTGVYGIRIEVGTDPLTGRLRTRAIGRHHTRTERLSTPS; the protein is encoded by the coding sequence GTGCAGGCAGGTGAAGAGATCTCCGCGGTGCGATCCCGCGGACATGAACTGTCGGCCACGGGTGTCACCGTGGCCTACGAAGGCGTCGACGTCGTCCACGACGCGTCGGTGACGCTGCGGCCCGGCGAAGTGACCGTGCTGGTCGGTCCGAACGGCAGCGGCAAGTCGACGCTGCTGCGGACGATCGCGCGATTGCAGCGGCCCCGTACCGCCGCCCTCGTCGTCGACGGCGCCGACGGACTGGCGCTGACCCCGCGTGAGTTCTCGCGCCGGGTCGCGCTGCTGACGCAGGGGCGCCCCACGCCCAGCGGCCTGACCGTACGGGACGTGGTCGAGTTCGGCCGCTACCCGTACCGGGGCCGCTGGGGCAGGGCCGACCCGGACGGCCCCGCCGCGGTCGAGCGCGCGCTCGCCATGACCGGCGTCGCCGACCTCGCCGACCGCGGCGCGGAACACCTCTCGGGCGGACAGCTCCAGCGCGTATGGCTCGCCGGCTGCCTCGCCCAGGAGACCGGTGTACTGCTCCTCGACGAGCCGACGACCTACCTCGACCTGCGCTACCAGATCGAACTCCTCGACCTCGTCCGCGACCTGGCCGACGACCACGGGATCGCCGTCGGCGCAGTCCTGCACGACCTCGACCAGGCCGCCGCCCTCGCCGACCGGATCGTGCTGCTCGACGAGGGGCGGATCGTCGCGGAGGGACTCCCCGAGGACGTACTGACGGCAGATCTGCTGACCGGCGTCTACGGCATCCGCATCGAAGTCGGCACCGACCCCCTGACCGGACGGCTGCGCACCCGCGCGATCGGCCGGCACCACACCCGAACCGAAAGGCTCAGCACACCCTCATGA
- a CDS encoding serine/threonine-protein kinase has product MSEGDRGPGRRVVDGRFELEARLGGGGMGTVWRARDLVLHRLVAVKEVRPPDRDLAEYDPEGARMLRERVLREARALARIDHPNVVTIHHIVDGGEATYPWIVMELVSGGSLADRLAQGPMPPAEAARIGRGVLAALAAAHDAGIQHRDVKPANVLLRSDGRPVLTDFGIAAIRETTTNLTATGSIIGTPDFMAPERISGHEGGAASDLWSLAMMLYTALEGHHPLRRGTPLATLAAVLSDDVPHPVRGGALGGVLMSVLVRDPSARPSTEELDRRLAEFESSPTGPAPVPNPHTSYPLNPPTPTPMPSGTISPSYPGTSGSSTTSVPFGAPASAPTVAPAGFGPPLQLGPYATPQPVTAPVRAEGRRTPNLPVLLGVSGTSLAGALALLWWLLPLGGGSGDSGDTGARNPSTTSDSRPTSSSTASSEGASGAPAAQRSQDTDSAGGVLTPAGIRAAIKALEKETGRNRYGDFSIYDDFVSAEVMVDGSNTKYDSYTYRPGSGVEKGIIKSTLSGGEEPFTLDKYDWDAVPALLAEADRKLNVKNPDMRYILVKSHDSVFDTPAHLAVYLSDEYGEGGYLEATPGGKVTDVTPSEG; this is encoded by the coding sequence ATGAGTGAGGGAGACAGAGGCCCCGGCAGACGGGTTGTCGACGGGCGCTTCGAGTTGGAGGCCCGTCTCGGCGGCGGCGGGATGGGGACGGTCTGGCGGGCCAGGGACCTGGTGCTGCACAGGCTGGTGGCGGTCAAGGAAGTCCGGCCGCCCGACCGGGACCTGGCGGAGTACGACCCCGAGGGCGCGCGGATGCTGCGCGAGCGTGTGCTGCGTGAGGCGCGGGCGCTGGCCCGGATCGACCATCCGAACGTCGTCACCATCCACCACATAGTCGACGGCGGCGAAGCCACCTACCCATGGATCGTCATGGAGTTGGTCAGCGGCGGCTCGCTGGCCGACCGGCTGGCCCAGGGGCCGATGCCGCCCGCCGAGGCCGCCAGGATCGGCCGGGGTGTGCTGGCCGCGCTGGCCGCCGCGCACGATGCCGGCATCCAGCACCGGGACGTGAAACCCGCCAATGTCCTGCTGCGGTCCGACGGCCGGCCAGTCCTCACCGACTTCGGCATCGCCGCGATCCGTGAGACGACGACCAACCTCACCGCGACCGGCTCCATCATCGGCACGCCCGACTTCATGGCCCCGGAGCGCATATCGGGCCACGAGGGCGGCGCCGCCTCCGACCTGTGGTCGCTGGCGATGATGCTGTACACCGCGCTGGAGGGCCACCATCCGCTGCGCCGTGGCACCCCGCTGGCCACGCTCGCCGCGGTCCTCAGCGACGACGTACCGCATCCCGTGCGTGGCGGCGCCCTGGGCGGGGTCCTGATGAGCGTGCTCGTACGGGACCCCTCCGCACGGCCGTCCACCGAGGAACTGGACCGCAGGCTCGCCGAGTTCGAGTCGTCGCCGACCGGCCCGGCGCCCGTGCCGAACCCGCACACGTCCTATCCGCTGAACCCGCCGACGCCGACGCCGATGCCCTCCGGCACCATCTCCCCCTCGTACCCGGGAACTTCGGGCTCGTCGACCACGTCCGTCCCGTTCGGCGCCCCCGCCTCCGCGCCGACGGTCGCCCCCGCCGGCTTCGGGCCGCCGCTCCAACTCGGGCCGTACGCCACGCCTCAGCCGGTCACCGCGCCGGTGCGGGCGGAAGGCCGCCGCACCCCCAACCTGCCCGTCCTGCTCGGCGTCTCGGGAACCTCGCTCGCCGGAGCCCTGGCCCTGCTGTGGTGGCTGCTGCCGCTCGGCGGCGGTTCGGGCGATTCGGGTGACACTGGCGCGCGGAACCCGTCCACCACCTCGGATTCGAGGCCGACCTCGTCCTCCACGGCCTCCTCGGAAGGGGCGTCCGGCGCCCCGGCCGCACAGCGGTCGCAGGACACGGACTCCGCCGGCGGGGTGCTCACCCCTGCCGGCATCCGCGCCGCCATCAAGGCCCTGGAGAAGGAGACCGGCCGGAACAGGTACGGGGACTTCAGCATCTACGACGACTTCGTGTCCGCCGAGGTCATGGTGGACGGCAGCAACACCAAGTACGACTCGTACACCTACCGCCCCGGGAGCGGCGTCGAGAAGGGCATCATCAAGAGCACCCTGTCGGGCGGCGAGGAGCCCTTCACCCTCGACAAGTACGACTGGGACGCGGTTCCCGCGCTGCTCGCCGAGGCCGACAGGAAGCTCAACGTCAAGAACCCGGACATGCGTTACATCCTGGTGAAGTCGCACGACAGCGTCTTCGACACTCCGGCTCATCTGGCCGTCTACCTGAGCGACGAGTACGGCGAGGGCGGCTACCTGGAGGCCACTCCGGGAGGCAAGGTGACCGACGTGACGCCATCGGAGGGCTAG
- a CDS encoding lanthionine synthetase LanC family protein — translation MRSDVYRDVGEAAWSWVLDHVREAEGPWLVQAVVEGGPETMSPPQDRDSLYAGIAGLAPVLAEIAQYRELSAREAALATGIVTRLSAQAGQRTEPSLYDGLAGDATALRLLAPGEEAVALRRLATLATGDGWKTTLDFEPGSDAPLTDVIMGTAGVVMTAVWAKSEFAGAIATTGGEALLRAADRTEAGLDWGMTPGRPSRAPNYSHGTAGIAAALAVAGTALDRQDFIEAAVEGARHVLSVGSLEDAGFVVPHTIPPSKREVEPVTYTWCHGPAGTSHLFTALAHAGVAEVAGHDVDELRHRCMTSILTSGLPQRLRPGFWDNDGRCCGTAGVGDVLLDAAQDCRAPQRRQTLLRAAHRMGDALVDRVIRDDAGARWRFLEHREDPPLLPPQTTWMQGAAGIAAYLLRLARYGESGPDAPVVDRPDQWWAVPAHLRSTRTDS, via the coding sequence ATGAGGAGCGACGTATATCGGGACGTGGGCGAGGCCGCCTGGTCGTGGGTGCTGGACCACGTGCGCGAGGCCGAGGGCCCATGGCTCGTGCAGGCGGTGGTGGAGGGCGGTCCGGAAACCATGTCGCCGCCACAGGACCGCGATTCGCTGTACGCGGGGATCGCCGGCTTGGCCCCGGTGCTGGCCGAGATCGCGCAGTACCGGGAGCTGAGCGCGCGAGAAGCGGCACTGGCGACCGGCATCGTGACCAGGCTGTCGGCACAGGCCGGGCAGCGAACGGAACCCTCGCTGTACGACGGCCTCGCAGGCGACGCGACGGCGCTCAGACTGCTCGCCCCGGGCGAGGAAGCGGTGGCACTGCGGCGGCTGGCCACCCTGGCGACCGGCGACGGATGGAAGACCACCCTCGATTTCGAACCGGGCTCCGACGCGCCCCTCACCGACGTCATCATGGGGACCGCGGGCGTCGTGATGACGGCGGTCTGGGCGAAGAGCGAGTTCGCAGGGGCGATCGCGACGACGGGAGGCGAGGCGCTGCTGCGGGCGGCGGACCGTACGGAAGCGGGCCTCGACTGGGGCATGACGCCGGGGAGGCCGTCGAGGGCACCGAACTACTCGCACGGAACCGCCGGCATCGCGGCCGCACTGGCGGTCGCGGGCACCGCCCTGGACCGTCAGGACTTCATCGAGGCCGCGGTGGAAGGCGCCCGGCACGTCCTCTCGGTGGGGTCCTTGGAGGACGCCGGTTTCGTCGTCCCGCACACGATCCCGCCGTCGAAACGGGAGGTGGAACCGGTGACGTACACGTGGTGCCACGGCCCGGCGGGCACCTCGCACCTGTTCACCGCACTGGCGCACGCAGGGGTCGCCGAGGTGGCGGGCCATGACGTCGACGAACTGCGGCACCGCTGTATGACCTCGATCCTCACCTCGGGCCTGCCGCAACGCCTCCGTCCCGGCTTCTGGGACAACGACGGCCGCTGCTGCGGAACGGCAGGCGTCGGAGACGTCCTGCTGGACGCCGCCCAGGACTGCCGGGCGCCGCAGCGGAGGCAGACCCTGCTGCGGGCCGCGCACCGGATGGGCGATGCGCTGGTCGACCGGGTCATCAGGGATGATGCGGGCGCCCGTTGGCGCTTTCTGGAACACCGCGAGGACCCGCCGCTGCTGCCGCCCCAGACGACGTGGATGCAGGGCGCGGCAGGCATCGCGGCCTACCTTCTGCGCCTCGCCCGGTACGGCGAGAGCGGCCCCGACGCCCCGGTCGTGGACCGCCCGGACCAGTGGTGGGCCGTGCCGGCGCACCTGCGGAGTACTCGCACGGACTCATGA
- a CDS encoding iron ABC transporter permease — MAVTATPPAIRPPTAPSRTGAAAVTAVLVLLVAALAVVDITQGTAAVGAGEVLKALTGRADAADASVVIASRLPRMTAGLLVGALLGMAGTALQAVSRNVLASPDTLAVNAGSYMALGLVAVTGVSLPLLASSGVAFVGGLAAAAVVLGLSGLGTGTVRLVLAGSALALGLTAVTEALLLLFPQETQGLYRWNQGSIAQNGFDGVLQVAPLGVLGLLGLLLVARRVDALALGDDAARGLGVPVRATRVTAVVLATLLSAAAVTLAGPIGFVGLCAPALVRALARRFRGFVRARANLPVTALTGAALVLGSDVLLRALVPTDLAVAVPTGVVTSLVGAVFLIVMATRLKDTAAAAAPDRLRIRSRAVFLTTTVVLVAVFVGVTIAAVLLGDSKLLLGDVVNWAQGRAGRTVGFVLDTRVPRVLAALLAGAALALAGTLVQAVTRNPLAEPGVLGVSGGAALGAVLLVTTVPSAGSWGVAGAAFMGAAISSVVVFGLAARGGFQQNRLVLVGIGVATGTTALVSLLIVLTDPFNAAKALTWLSGSTYGRSLSDVAPLAAVLAVGVAVAALRRVELDLVSLDEDTPRLLGLGLARGRLGFLLLSVLLSATAVAAAGTIGFVGLVAPHAARALVGRRHARVVPVAVLLGAVLVCTADLLGRTVIAPAQLGAGLMTAVIGTPYFLHLLVRSRR; from the coding sequence ATGGCCGTCACCGCAACACCTCCCGCCATCCGTCCGCCGACGGCCCCGTCCCGGACCGGCGCGGCCGCGGTGACGGCCGTACTCGTCCTGCTGGTCGCGGCGCTGGCGGTCGTCGACATCACGCAGGGCACGGCCGCCGTCGGCGCCGGTGAGGTCCTCAAGGCCCTCACCGGCCGGGCCGACGCCGCCGACGCCTCCGTCGTCATCGCCTCCCGGCTGCCGAGAATGACCGCAGGACTCCTCGTCGGAGCCCTGCTCGGCATGGCCGGCACCGCGTTGCAGGCGGTCAGCCGCAACGTCCTCGCCTCGCCCGACACCCTCGCCGTGAACGCCGGTTCCTACATGGCGCTCGGGCTGGTCGCCGTCACCGGTGTGTCGCTGCCGCTGCTCGCCTCCTCCGGCGTCGCGTTCGTCGGAGGCCTCGCCGCGGCGGCCGTCGTGCTGGGCCTGTCCGGTCTGGGCACGGGCACCGTACGCCTCGTGCTCGCCGGCAGCGCCCTCGCCCTCGGCCTCACCGCCGTGACCGAGGCGCTGCTCCTGCTCTTCCCGCAGGAGACCCAGGGGTTGTACCGGTGGAACCAGGGCAGCATCGCCCAGAACGGGTTCGACGGGGTGCTCCAGGTCGCGCCGCTCGGCGTCCTCGGACTACTCGGGCTGCTGCTCGTCGCCCGCCGGGTCGACGCCCTGGCGCTCGGCGACGACGCCGCCCGCGGGCTCGGTGTCCCGGTGCGGGCCACCCGCGTGACCGCGGTCGTTCTCGCGACGCTGCTGTCCGCGGCCGCCGTGACCCTCGCCGGCCCGATCGGCTTCGTCGGCCTGTGCGCCCCCGCCCTCGTGCGTGCCCTCGCCCGCAGGTTCCGCGGGTTCGTGCGGGCGAGGGCGAACCTGCCGGTCACCGCCCTGACCGGTGCGGCGCTCGTCCTCGGCTCGGACGTGCTGCTGCGGGCCCTCGTGCCGACGGACCTCGCGGTCGCCGTGCCCACGGGCGTCGTCACCAGCCTCGTCGGCGCCGTGTTCCTCATCGTGATGGCCACGCGGCTGAAGGACACGGCCGCGGCTGCCGCCCCCGACCGGCTGCGCATCCGCAGCAGGGCCGTCTTCCTCACCACCACCGTCGTCCTGGTGGCGGTGTTCGTCGGCGTGACCATCGCCGCCGTACTGCTCGGCGACAGCAAGCTGTTGCTGGGTGACGTCGTGAACTGGGCGCAGGGCAGGGCGGGTCGGACCGTCGGGTTCGTCCTGGACACGCGGGTGCCCCGCGTGCTCGCCGCGCTCCTCGCGGGCGCCGCGCTCGCCCTGGCCGGCACGCTTGTGCAGGCCGTGACGCGCAACCCGCTCGCGGAACCCGGCGTCCTGGGTGTCTCCGGCGGGGCCGCGCTCGGTGCGGTGCTCCTGGTGACGACTGTGCCGTCGGCCGGATCGTGGGGCGTGGCGGGTGCGGCCTTCATGGGCGCCGCGATCAGTTCCGTCGTCGTCTTCGGGCTCGCCGCGCGCGGCGGGTTCCAGCAGAACCGGCTCGTCCTCGTCGGCATCGGTGTCGCCACCGGCACCACCGCACTGGTCAGCCTGCTGATCGTCCTGACCGACCCGTTCAACGCGGCGAAGGCCCTGACCTGGCTGTCCGGCTCGACCTACGGGCGGTCCCTGTCCGACGTCGCGCCACTGGCGGCCGTACTGGCCGTGGGCGTGGCCGTCGCGGCCCTCAGGCGTGTGGAACTCGACCTCGTGTCACTGGACGAGGACACCCCGAGACTGCTCGGACTCGGCCTGGCCCGCGGACGCCTCGGCTTCCTGCTGCTGAGCGTCCTCCTCAGCGCCACCGCGGTCGCCGCCGCGGGCACGATCGGCTTCGTCGGCCTCGTCGCCCCACACGCGGCCCGCGCCCTCGTCGGCCGCCGACACGCCCGGGTCGTCCCCGTCGCCGTCCTGCTCGGCGCCGTACTCGTCTGCACCGCGGACCTGCTGGGCCGCACGGTGATCGCCCCGGCCCAACTCGGCGCCGGCCTGATGACGGCGGTGATCGGAACGCCGTACTTCCTCCACTTGCTGGTACGGAGCCGCCGCTAG
- a CDS encoding methyltransferase encodes MTSTDARAAATADRDLVVRLAFGSMAAQTLRAAVRLRVVELVGESTRSAVAVAADAGTAPQPMTRLLRALAALGLLEEHAPGSFSVTPAGALLHSGRPDSLTSFVGMFTEPTIVRAWEHLDDSVRTGEVAFDTVFGTDFFSHLARHPELSAGFNSAMSQAVAETAAVLPYAFDFGRFSRVTDVGGGDGTLLTAVLDAHPGLSGVVFDTEQGLAEAPKTLERHGLGERCSLLAGDFFRAVPGGSDLYLMKSILHDWTDEQAVTILTHCREVLPPGGRVLIVEPVLPEAVAPATRAEVSDGAITYLSDLNMLVNVGGRERTRQDFEEVCRRAGLTVTDVTPLADAEPFSLIEAEAD; translated from the coding sequence GTGACGAGCACCGATGCCCGAGCGGCAGCCACGGCCGACCGCGATCTCGTCGTCCGGCTGGCGTTCGGGAGCATGGCCGCGCAGACCCTGCGCGCGGCGGTCCGGCTGAGGGTGGTGGAGCTGGTCGGCGAGAGCACCCGGTCGGCCGTCGCGGTGGCCGCGGACGCCGGTACGGCACCTCAGCCGATGACCCGGCTGCTGCGCGCCCTGGCCGCTCTCGGTCTGCTTGAGGAGCACGCGCCCGGTTCGTTCTCGGTGACGCCGGCCGGTGCGCTGCTGCACTCCGGCCGCCCTGACTCCCTCACCTCCTTCGTGGGGATGTTCACCGAGCCGACGATCGTGCGGGCCTGGGAGCACCTGGACGACAGCGTCCGTACCGGGGAGGTCGCGTTCGACACGGTCTTCGGCACGGACTTCTTCAGTCACCTCGCCCGGCATCCCGAGCTGTCGGCGGGCTTCAACTCGGCGATGAGCCAAGCCGTCGCCGAGACCGCCGCCGTGCTGCCGTACGCCTTCGACTTCGGCCGGTTCTCCAGGGTCACGGACGTCGGCGGGGGCGATGGGACTCTCCTGACCGCGGTGCTCGACGCCCATCCCGGGCTCAGCGGCGTCGTGTTCGACACGGAGCAGGGTCTCGCCGAGGCGCCGAAGACGCTGGAGCGGCACGGGCTCGGCGAACGCTGCTCCCTGCTCGCCGGGGACTTCTTCCGCGCCGTGCCCGGGGGTTCGGACCTCTACCTGATGAAGAGCATCCTGCACGACTGGACGGACGAACAGGCGGTCACGATCCTGACCCACTGCCGCGAGGTGCTGCCGCCCGGCGGGCGCGTACTGATCGTGGAGCCCGTGCTCCCCGAAGCCGTCGCCCCGGCCACCCGGGCCGAGGTGAGCGACGGCGCGATCACCTACCTCAGCGACCTCAACATGCTGGTGAACGTGGGCGGCAGGGAGCGCACCCGCCAGGACTTCGAGGAAGTGTGCCGCCGCGCCGGCCTGACCGTCACCGACGTGACCCCACTCGCGGACGCCGAGCCGTTCTCCCTGATCGAGGCGGAGGCCGACTGA
- a CDS encoding helix-turn-helix domain-containing protein, producing the protein MRTQQVGLTRGGRDADDGWEVAHPLGASPLEGVAMAGFRDRAAAGLDMRVLPQPAVIVVIGLGDTRLSVDGTGGHRPMTNLVASMTPGPARIRGERVECVEVRLSPRAAYAVLGVAPHELHGSVTSLEDLWGPQARRLVERLTDTGGWAERLALTDAFLTERAAAAPAMSPEVAGVWDTIVARRGRVRITDLAAHCGWSRKRLWSRFGAQIGLTPKRAAMLVRFDHAARALTSGGSIGDVALACGYADQSHLHRDVLALAGFTPSALAAMNTSAG; encoded by the coding sequence ATGCGCACACAGCAGGTGGGCCTCACTCGCGGGGGCCGTGATGCCGACGACGGCTGGGAGGTCGCCCACCCCCTCGGTGCCTCGCCCCTCGAAGGCGTGGCGATGGCCGGCTTCCGTGACCGCGCGGCCGCCGGCCTGGACATGCGGGTGCTCCCCCAGCCCGCCGTGATCGTCGTCATCGGACTCGGGGACACGCGGCTCTCCGTGGACGGCACTGGCGGCCACCGGCCCATGACGAACCTCGTCGCCTCGATGACGCCGGGCCCTGCCCGCATTCGCGGTGAGCGGGTCGAGTGCGTCGAGGTGCGCCTGTCGCCCCGGGCCGCCTACGCCGTCCTGGGTGTGGCCCCGCACGAGCTGCACGGGTCGGTGACGAGCCTGGAGGACCTCTGGGGACCGCAGGCACGGCGCCTCGTCGAACGGCTTACGGACACCGGCGGCTGGGCCGAACGCCTCGCTCTGACCGACGCGTTCCTCACCGAGCGGGCCGCGGCCGCACCGGCCATGTCGCCCGAGGTCGCCGGGGTCTGGGACACCATCGTGGCCCGTCGTGGGCGCGTACGGATCACCGATCTCGCCGCGCACTGCGGCTGGAGCCGCAAGCGGCTGTGGTCCAGGTTCGGCGCGCAGATCGGGCTCACACCCAAAAGGGCCGCCATGCTGGTGCGTTTCGATCACGCGGCCCGCGCGCTGACCTCGGGCGGAAGCATCGGCGACGTGGCTCTGGCGTGCGGGTACGCCGACCAGTCCCATCTCCATCGCGACGTACTGGCACTCGCGGGATTCACACCGAGCGCCCTGGCCGCGATGAACACGTCCGCGGGCTGA
- a CDS encoding iron-siderophore ABC transporter substrate-binding protein yields MRRLMTTAAAATAAALALTACGTTEPAADSDDAKKASEGITLTDASGTKVELDGPAKKVVGTEWHEVELLISLGVDPVGVADVKGYKTWDQAVPLKNEPKDIGTRGEPSMDTIAALKPDLIVASTDLPPAAVKQLRKVAPVLEVRSASAADPIGQLTKNLDIIAEATGTGERAEKIKDAFDAKVTEGKKALADAGLDGAPVAFADGYDISNQVSIRPYTSGSLIGAVNEQLGLKNAWKVEGDKDYGLGTTDVEGLTKLGDDVRFAYIGNDGDKGSTPFTDALAKDKVWTSLPFVKKGDVHRLPDGIWMFGGQESMGAYIDALVKELTK; encoded by the coding sequence ATGAGACGCCTGATGACGACCGCGGCGGCCGCCACCGCCGCGGCGCTCGCCCTGACCGCCTGCGGCACGACCGAGCCCGCCGCCGACAGCGACGACGCCAAGAAGGCCAGCGAGGGCATCACCCTCACCGACGCCTCCGGCACCAAGGTCGAACTCGACGGACCGGCGAAGAAGGTCGTCGGCACCGAGTGGCACGAGGTCGAACTCCTGATATCGCTGGGCGTCGACCCGGTCGGCGTCGCCGACGTCAAGGGCTACAAGACCTGGGACCAGGCCGTCCCGCTGAAGAACGAGCCCAAGGACATCGGCACCCGCGGCGAGCCCAGCATGGACACCATCGCCGCGCTCAAGCCGGATCTCATCGTCGCCAGCACCGACCTGCCGCCGGCCGCCGTGAAGCAGCTGCGCAAGGTCGCCCCCGTCCTGGAGGTGCGCTCCGCCAGCGCCGCCGACCCGATCGGGCAGCTGACGAAGAACCTCGACATCATCGCCGAGGCCACCGGCACCGGCGAGCGAGCCGAGAAGATCAAGGACGCCTTCGACGCGAAGGTCACCGAGGGCAAGAAGGCCCTCGCCGACGCCGGCCTCGACGGCGCCCCGGTCGCCTTCGCCGACGGCTACGACATCTCCAACCAGGTCTCCATCAGGCCCTACACCAGCGGCTCCCTCATCGGCGCGGTCAACGAGCAGCTCGGCCTGAAGAACGCCTGGAAGGTCGAGGGCGACAAGGACTACGGGCTCGGCACCACCGACGTCGAGGGCCTCACCAAGCTCGGCGACGACGTGCGGTTCGCCTACATCGGCAACGACGGCGACAAGGGCAGCACCCCCTTCACCGACGCCCTCGCCAAGGACAAGGTGTGGACCTCGCTGCCGTTCGTGAAGAAGGGCGACGTCCACCGACTGCCCGACGGCATCTGGATGTTCGGCGGGCAGGAGTCGATGGGCGCCTACATCGACGCCCTCGTCAAGGAGCTGACGAAGTAA
- a CDS encoding purine-cytosine permease family protein, translating to MSTTESRVTTSGPSDPAKAAPDQAVKETLEDYTLRFAPRSYRRWSPMVVATTALGGIAYMADFSIGAGIGLAHGTGNALVAIAVAAVVIFVTGFPLAYYGARYNIDLDLITRGSGFGYYGSVLTSVIFASFTFIFFALEGSIMAQGLKLGLGLPLWLGYLVSTLMVIPLVIYGMKALSRLQVWTTPIWLILMVAPLVHLIANDPGTVDRFLSYAGTDGEGGVNTASVLLGAGVCFSLIAQIGEQIDYLRFMPPKTEQNKRGWWTAVVMAGPGWVVLGALKQAIGVFLAVYILAEVGPAAAPEPIQQFRSAFDAMMPSWMVVPLAVALVVISQIKINVTNAYSGSLAWTNSFTRVTRHYPGRMIFVLVNLGFALALMEADMFSFLNSILGFYSNCAIAWVVTVATDIGINKYVLKLSPLQPEFRRGMLHAVNPVGVVSFVAASALSIAMYFHALGDALQPYSPVAAAVIAFVLTPLMAVVTKGRYYLRRAGDGISEPLLDADGNPSALTLDCHVCHQSYERPDVTACATHDAVVCSLCLSTDKAGDHVLPASA from the coding sequence ATGAGCACGACCGAGTCACGAGTGACGACGTCAGGACCGAGCGACCCGGCGAAGGCCGCGCCGGACCAGGCGGTCAAGGAGACACTGGAGGACTACACCCTCCGTTTCGCGCCTCGCAGTTACCGCCGCTGGAGCCCCATGGTGGTGGCCACCACCGCCCTCGGCGGGATCGCCTACATGGCCGACTTCTCCATCGGAGCCGGCATCGGCCTGGCGCACGGCACCGGCAACGCGCTCGTCGCGATCGCCGTCGCCGCCGTCGTCATCTTCGTCACCGGCTTCCCGCTCGCCTACTACGGTGCCCGCTACAACATCGACCTCGACCTGATCACCCGCGGCTCCGGCTTCGGCTACTACGGCTCCGTGCTGACCAGCGTCATCTTCGCGAGCTTCACCTTCATCTTCTTCGCCCTCGAAGGCTCGATCATGGCCCAGGGCCTCAAACTGGGCCTCGGGCTCCCGCTGTGGCTGGGCTATCTGGTCTCCACGCTCATGGTCATCCCGCTGGTGATCTACGGCATGAAGGCGCTCAGCAGGCTCCAGGTGTGGACCACGCCGATCTGGCTGATCCTCATGGTCGCCCCGCTGGTCCACCTGATCGCCAACGACCCCGGCACCGTCGACCGGTTCCTCTCCTACGCCGGCACCGACGGCGAGGGCGGCGTCAACACGGCCTCCGTCCTCCTCGGCGCGGGCGTGTGTTTTTCCCTCATCGCGCAGATCGGGGAGCAGATCGACTATCTGCGCTTCATGCCGCCCAAGACCGAGCAGAACAAGCGCGGTTGGTGGACGGCCGTGGTGATGGCCGGACCCGGCTGGGTGGTGCTCGGGGCGCTGAAGCAGGCCATCGGCGTCTTCCTCGCCGTATACATCCTGGCCGAGGTCGGTCCGGCCGCGGCGCCCGAGCCGATCCAGCAGTTCCGCAGTGCCTTCGACGCGATGATGCCGTCCTGGATGGTCGTCCCGCTGGCCGTGGCCCTGGTGGTCATCAGCCAGATCAAGATCAATGTGACGAACGCGTACTCCGGCTCGCTGGCGTGGACGAACTCCTTCACCCGCGTCACCAGGCACTACCCCGGCCGCATGATCTTCGTCCTGGTCAACCTGGGCTTCGCGCTGGCCCTGATGGAAGCCGACATGTTCAGCTTCCTCAACAGCATCCTCGGGTTCTACTCGAACTGCGCCATCGCCTGGGTCGTCACCGTCGCGACCGACATCGGCATCAACAAGTACGTGCTGAAGCTCTCCCCGCTCCAGCCGGAGTTCCGCCGCGGCATGCTCCACGCCGTCAACCCGGTCGGCGTGGTGTCGTTCGTCGCCGCGTCCGCGCTGTCCATCGCGATGTACTTCCACGCCCTGGGCGACGCCCTCCAGCCGTACTCCCCCGTCGCCGCGGCGGTGATCGCCTTCGTCCTGACGCCGCTGATGGCCGTCGTCACCAAGGGCAGGTACTACCTCCGCCGCGCGGGCGACGGCATCTCCGAACCCCTCCTGGACGCCGACGGCAACCCCAGCGCGCTCACCCTGGACTGCCATGTCTGCCACCAGTCCTACGAGCGCCCCGACGTCACGGCGTGCGCCACCCATGACGCGGTGGTCTGCTCGCTGTGCCTGAGCACGGACAAGGCGGGCGACCACGTGCTGCCGGCCTCGGCCTGA